In Micromonospora sp. NBC_01813, the following are encoded in one genomic region:
- a CDS encoding right-handed parallel beta-helix repeat-containing protein, producing MVTSTREVLRVAPKGWGAHRTIGAAIRAAAPGAVISVRPGDYPETLAFDRPVTVVAERGRDTVFVRPPTGPAVRLAAGAATVRQVNLVGAARDDTVALISGGTATFDSCHLDGGGVHVARAATVILARSTLQGARRAAVWAVGTATVTVEDCLVERSAGHGLVFAGEARLTVTGTRITDVGGCGIVVQEGAAGGTISGCDVSGCAEGAMSLDGTGEVRVVDCQLHDIAATGVLVGGQVRLVLAGCRLVDIGGTALALHGAATVEATETTLERVAANGMHAVGTATLLARDCTITDTRYAGVYLGEQAQAELYDVEVRDGAEQGVKVAQGAYLRAWRTRVHGVALAGVEVDGGDAELRDCAVSAAYIGLRLATRHRPLVEDCAVDGAVTSGVEVGVDGGALLHQVRVTNSGGNGLVVHPGARPTVRSLTIDRVGGHGLYLHDDAGGRYEQCAIGRTASPAVYRAPRATPQLLDYVVRDVADELLMAADAAPLAAPAPAGVTQPSAAAADPGDPADPAGAPDVLPALLAELAELVGLDRVKRDVGSLVDVSRMVQRRLAAGLAAPPLSRHLVFAGNPGTGKTTVARLYGRILHALGLLSRGHLVEADRAALVGEYVGHTGPRTQAIFQRALGGVLFIDEAYSLVPVGQPSDFGQEAIATLVKLMEEHRDEVVVIAAGYPSDMGRFIASNPGLASRFTRIITFDDFDPPELVRIVEQQAVRHQYRIDDSARAALLEHFETVERSVHFGNGRSARQLFQRMTELHATRIAGGGEPSTDELTVIRVDDLPWLSPS from the coding sequence ATGGTGACGTCGACGCGCGAGGTGCTGCGGGTCGCCCCCAAGGGGTGGGGTGCGCATCGCACGATCGGGGCGGCGATTCGCGCGGCGGCACCCGGGGCGGTGATCTCGGTACGTCCCGGTGACTACCCGGAGACGTTGGCGTTCGACCGGCCGGTCACCGTGGTCGCGGAGCGGGGCCGCGACACCGTCTTCGTGCGGCCGCCGACCGGTCCGGCCGTGCGGCTTGCCGCCGGCGCGGCGACGGTACGGCAGGTGAACCTGGTCGGCGCGGCACGCGACGACACGGTGGCGCTGATCAGTGGTGGCACCGCCACGTTCGACAGCTGCCATCTCGACGGTGGCGGCGTGCACGTTGCCCGTGCCGCTACGGTGATCCTGGCGCGGTCCACCCTTCAGGGGGCGAGGCGGGCCGCGGTGTGGGCGGTGGGCACGGCGACGGTGACGGTCGAGGACTGTCTGGTCGAGCGGTCCGCCGGGCACGGTCTGGTCTTCGCCGGTGAGGCACGGCTGACGGTGACCGGCACCCGGATCACCGACGTCGGCGGCTGCGGCATCGTCGTGCAGGAGGGTGCCGCTGGCGGCACGATCTCCGGCTGCGACGTCAGCGGATGCGCCGAGGGTGCCATGAGCCTGGACGGTACGGGTGAGGTGCGCGTCGTCGACTGCCAGCTGCACGACATCGCCGCCACCGGTGTGCTGGTCGGTGGGCAGGTGCGACTCGTCCTGGCGGGTTGCCGGTTGGTCGACATCGGTGGCACCGCGCTCGCCCTGCACGGCGCGGCGACCGTCGAGGCGACCGAGACGACGCTGGAGCGGGTCGCGGCCAACGGGATGCACGCGGTCGGCACGGCGACGCTGCTGGCGCGGGACTGCACCATCACCGACACCCGATACGCCGGTGTCTACCTGGGCGAGCAGGCGCAGGCCGAGCTGTACGACGTCGAGGTGCGCGACGGTGCCGAGCAGGGCGTCAAGGTCGCCCAGGGTGCCTACCTGCGGGCCTGGCGCACCCGGGTGCACGGCGTGGCGCTGGCCGGTGTCGAGGTCGACGGCGGCGACGCCGAGCTGCGTGACTGCGCGGTGAGCGCCGCGTACATCGGGCTTCGGCTGGCGACCCGGCACCGGCCGTTGGTGGAGGACTGCGCCGTCGACGGCGCCGTGACCTCCGGCGTCGAGGTCGGCGTGGACGGTGGAGCGCTGCTACATCAGGTCCGGGTGACCAATTCGGGTGGCAACGGGCTGGTGGTGCATCCTGGTGCCCGGCCGACCGTACGCTCGCTGACCATCGACCGAGTCGGCGGTCACGGCCTCTACCTGCACGATGACGCCGGTGGCCGGTACGAGCAGTGCGCGATCGGGCGGACGGCGTCGCCGGCGGTGTACCGCGCCCCGCGTGCGACGCCCCAGCTGCTGGACTACGTGGTGCGCGACGTGGCCGACGAACTACTCATGGCGGCTGACGCCGCGCCGCTGGCGGCACCGGCACCGGCTGGTGTCACGCAACCCTCGGCGGCCGCCGCCGACCCGGGTGATCCAGCCGATCCGGCCGGGGCACCGGATGTGTTGCCGGCGTTGCTGGCCGAGTTGGCCGAGCTGGTCGGCCTGGACCGGGTCAAACGCGACGTCGGCTCCCTGGTGGACGTGTCGCGGATGGTGCAGCGGCGGCTCGCCGCCGGGCTGGCCGCGCCGCCGCTGAGCCGACATCTGGTGTTCGCCGGCAACCCGGGGACCGGCAAGACCACAGTGGCCCGACTGTACGGGCGGATCCTGCACGCTCTCGGGCTGCTGTCGCGGGGGCACCTGGTCGAGGCGGACCGGGCGGCACTGGTCGGCGAGTACGTCGGACACACCGGCCCGCGTACCCAGGCGATCTTCCAGCGGGCGCTCGGCGGGGTGCTGTTCATCGACGAGGCGTATTCGCTGGTGCCGGTGGGGCAGCCGAGCGACTTCGGCCAGGAGGCGATCGCCACCCTGGTCAAGCTGATGGAGGAGCACCGCGACGAGGTGGTGGTGATCGCCGCCGGGTACCCGTCGGACATGGGGCGGTTCATCGCCTCCAACCCGGGCCTGGCGTCGCGGTTCACCCGGATCATCACCTTCGACGACTTCGACCCGCCGGAGCTGGTCAGGATCGTCGAGCAGCAGGCCGTCCGGCACCAGTACCGGATCGACGATTCCGCCCGGGCCGCCCTGCTGGAGCACTTCGAGACGGTGGAGCGCTCGGTGCACTTCGGCAATGGCCGCAGCGCCCGGCAGCTGTTCCAGCGGATGACCGAACTGCACGCGACCCGGATCGCCGGTGGCGGGGAGCCGTCCACCGACGAGCTGACCGTGATCCGGGTCGACGACCTGCCGTGGCTGTCGCCGTCATGA
- a CDS encoding EsaB/YukD family protein, translating to MTTDDRCRVTVVGAHRRADLMLPSRAAIAEYVPALLDLCGVDAIDDTFPPAWSLAPGTARAFPPSMSLAEAGVVDGATLYLRDAALGELDDPVITDIEELVAAAHRNGPRWDARLRAVVALVCGLALTLGGAALLALRPDPPALAGLAALAVGVACALLSRWARHRSWPLPGPLTICLGLAVVPFFVLGAAFLPPVRATSTSVVVGVAIAAVIGAVTARLAMPVLPATFVMTVALLALPAAVGLALLRLDGAQSAVVVALLGLIVVSYAGQIAGHFVTAAAPAADLDEVPDEQTVAGLVDRGRWLLVGVVGIGGLAVAGGAVVSAGSANPFAIGLAAATGGVLALRAGRFTVVPAALAALTGGLGALVAVVGLASGQLVAWIGGPVAAQHWAGPALLVVVGLAAAGSGLAGSFRAAESAADDAAGLPQESSGGVRFVTTLLTLLCPPLALGAFGVFGFLLDLGGRL from the coding sequence GTGACCACTGACGACCGCTGCCGGGTCACCGTGGTCGGCGCACACCGCCGTGCCGACCTGATGCTGCCGTCCCGGGCGGCGATCGCCGAGTACGTGCCCGCGTTGCTCGACCTCTGTGGGGTCGACGCCATCGACGACACGTTCCCTCCGGCCTGGTCGCTGGCGCCGGGCACCGCTCGGGCGTTCCCGCCGTCGATGTCACTCGCCGAGGCCGGCGTCGTCGACGGCGCGACGCTCTACCTGCGCGACGCCGCCCTCGGCGAGCTCGACGATCCGGTGATCACCGACATCGAGGAGTTGGTGGCGGCGGCGCACCGCAACGGCCCGCGTTGGGACGCCCGCCTGCGGGCGGTCGTCGCGCTGGTCTGCGGTCTCGCCCTCACCCTGGGCGGGGCGGCGCTGCTCGCGCTACGCCCGGACCCGCCCGCCCTCGCCGGGCTCGCCGCGCTGGCCGTCGGCGTCGCCTGCGCCCTGCTCAGCCGATGGGCGCGGCACCGGAGCTGGCCGCTGCCCGGTCCGCTGACGATCTGCCTGGGGCTGGCCGTGGTCCCGTTCTTCGTACTGGGTGCGGCGTTTCTGCCGCCGGTGCGGGCAACGTCCACCTCGGTCGTCGTCGGTGTCGCTATCGCGGCGGTGATCGGGGCGGTGACGGCGCGACTGGCGATGCCGGTGCTGCCGGCCACCTTCGTCATGACCGTGGCGCTGCTTGCCCTGCCGGCCGCGGTCGGCCTTGCCCTTCTTCGACTCGACGGGGCGCAGTCGGCGGTGGTGGTCGCCCTGCTCGGGCTGATCGTCGTGTCCTACGCCGGGCAGATCGCCGGGCATTTCGTCACCGCGGCCGCTCCGGCGGCCGATCTCGACGAGGTGCCCGACGAGCAGACCGTCGCCGGTCTGGTGGACCGGGGCCGCTGGCTGTTGGTCGGGGTCGTCGGCATCGGCGGGCTGGCCGTGGCTGGTGGCGCGGTCGTGTCGGCGGGGTCGGCGAATCCGTTCGCGATCGGGCTCGCGGCCGCGACCGGCGGCGTCCTGGCGCTACGGGCTGGACGATTCACGGTGGTGCCGGCGGCCCTGGCCGCGCTGACCGGTGGCCTCGGCGCGTTGGTCGCCGTGGTCGGGCTGGCCAGTGGGCAACTGGTGGCGTGGATCGGTGGACCCGTGGCGGCGCAGCACTGGGCCGGCCCGGCGTTGTTGGTGGTCGTCGGTCTGGCCGCGGCAGGCTCCGGGCTCGCCGGGTCGTTCCGGGCCGCGGAGTCGGCTGCCGACGATGCCGCAGGTCTGCCGCAGGAGAGCTCCGGCGGCGTGCGGTTCGTCACCACCCTGCTGACCCTGCTCTGCCCGCCGCTGGCACTGGGCGCCTTCGGCGTGTTCGGCTTCCTGCTCGACCTCGGCGGTCGGTTGTGA
- a CDS encoding WXG100 family type VII secretion target yields the protein MSIDDTPIYVGEGLEAAGGWLNGQAAIAGGDLDSLRALLAPLQETWMNSTAATYFTDMQLQWDLAAVGLFGPEGVLGQIAAVMDVNWVNYVEAETANIETWRS from the coding sequence ATGAGTATCGACGATACGCCCATCTACGTCGGTGAAGGCCTCGAAGCCGCTGGTGGGTGGCTCAACGGTCAGGCCGCCATCGCCGGCGGTGACCTCGACAGCCTCCGCGCCCTGCTGGCTCCGCTGCAGGAGACCTGGATGAACAGCACGGCCGCCACCTACTTCACCGACATGCAACTGCAGTGGGATCTGGCTGCCGTCGGGCTGTTCGGACCCGAGGGTGTCCTCGGCCAGATCGCCGCCGTGATGGACGTCAACTGGGTCAACTACGTGGAGGCGGAGACCGCCAACATCGAGACCTGGCGGTCCTGA
- a CDS encoding WXG100 family type VII secretion target — MSDTNVGGVTYQVTPDYLANAAVNAETTATELADLLAGIRSYVVSLEASWQGVAASSFQQLMQNYDVYAKMLNDSLNGIGGGLRGTYVNYTDAEEQVQQNIVAVDLDLPPANFS, encoded by the coding sequence ATGTCGGACACCAACGTGGGCGGAGTGACGTACCAGGTCACGCCCGACTACCTGGCCAACGCCGCGGTCAATGCCGAAACCACCGCGACCGAACTGGCTGACCTGCTGGCCGGGATACGCAGCTACGTGGTCAGTCTGGAGGCCTCCTGGCAGGGTGTCGCCGCCAGTTCCTTCCAGCAGTTGATGCAGAACTACGACGTCTACGCCAAGATGCTCAACGATTCGCTGAACGGAATCGGCGGCGGCCTGCGTGGGACGTACGTCAACTACACCGACGCCGAGGAGCAGGTCCAGCAGAACATTGTGGCTGTCGACCTGGATTTGCCGCCCGCCAACTTTTCCTAA
- a CDS encoding RICIN domain-containing protein: MSEQTPPTSRLRGFAASFAASARRADDSDGDGDRRSPLLRRLMVLTAVTTVVALAAVGVGFVTNRMAGDVDRTAFARPTVGAATPTPDAAPTTTAPDDQPSGGAGNGPGDPARPAVDPVAVPGTNAAGDPPSTAAAGGSGTPSPNSTTGSTTTGTTSSGSTASRTTAAPAPALPTGTIVSFSTSKCIDVDGGRGRDGARLHIWDCIGVASQRWTFQNGTVRTMGLCMDAAGGSMADGTPIQLANCNGGQAQRWTLNKAHDLVNTVTGRCIDVRDKGTANGTRLQLWACSGTGNQKWRLQ, from the coding sequence GTGAGCGAGCAGACCCCACCCACCTCCCGGCTGCGCGGGTTCGCCGCGAGCTTCGCCGCGTCCGCCCGCCGGGCCGACGACTCCGACGGCGACGGCGACCGCCGCTCACCACTGCTGCGCCGGCTGATGGTGCTGACGGCGGTCACCACTGTGGTCGCGCTCGCTGCGGTCGGCGTCGGCTTCGTCACGAATCGGATGGCCGGCGACGTCGACCGGACCGCCTTCGCCCGGCCGACCGTCGGCGCCGCGACCCCGACCCCGGACGCCGCCCCCACCACCACCGCCCCCGACGACCAACCGTCCGGTGGTGCCGGCAACGGCCCGGGCGATCCGGCCCGCCCGGCCGTCGACCCGGTCGCAGTGCCGGGCACCAATGCCGCCGGTGACCCGCCCTCGACCGCCGCTGCCGGCGGCAGCGGCACACCGTCACCGAACAGCACCACCGGGTCGACGACGACCGGGACGACCTCCAGCGGGTCGACAGCCAGCCGCACCACCGCCGCGCCCGCCCCGGCCCTGCCCACCGGGACGATCGTCAGCTTCTCCACGAGCAAGTGCATCGACGTCGATGGCGGGCGGGGCCGCGACGGCGCTCGCCTGCACATCTGGGACTGCATCGGTGTCGCCAGCCAGCGGTGGACGTTCCAGAACGGCACCGTACGCACGATGGGTCTGTGCATGGACGCAGCCGGCGGCAGCATGGCCGACGGCACCCCGATCCAACTGGCCAACTGCAACGGCGGCCAGGCCCAACGGTGGACCCTCAACAAGGCACACGACCTGGTCAACACGGTCACCGGACGTTGCATCGACGTGCGCGACAAGGGCACCGCCAACGGCACCCGGCTGCAGCTGTGGGCCTGCAGCGGTACCGGGAACCAGAAGTGGCGCCTCCAGTGA
- a CDS encoding BTAD domain-containing putative transcriptional regulator, producing the protein MRGDLVFDVLGPLEVRRSGQPVPLGPPQRRRLLLRLLVAGQAPIHRGQLIEDIWGERPTPGNLSSLHAHISRLRAALEPGVRRPTMLVRDGTGYLLHAGPPMLSSTRFEESVRRTRQLLATGMADAARVEIETAMGSWRGAALADAADAPFARAMAGRLEEARLSAEEVRVATLLGAGDYAAATAAARALVAGHPLRESAWELFIRALYVSGRPAEALQQYERIRAALVEELGAEPGAALRELHLAVLRQDAQLDGPTGIRPGRVELGGPATAAAAGPVARGWAALPVVSPAAYQPLVGRDREIAVVDDLLARAESGRTGWAVVSGGFGIGKSALVEWAASRAGADGWDVVFSRPIALPGAEPLRDVGWLTRWLVEPVSDDPGGFDRLVDELARRCAAQRTVWVVEDLDLLEPVARAFLGYLAVHLRTAPLAVVATVRDADRASVGDLTLLLSRMGADRLELRPLGVPQVERISGATDGEALVRRTGGNPFLLRAVLSLPVESRLTVVPPSALSAFRAILRDLPARTRLLLQALADLRYPQDYGVGLPVGRGPDQGANLDVALIAKAADASMDIVDEILVPAVRAGVVSRCDRWPTSYVFTCTLHRDALADRLV; encoded by the coding sequence GTGCGCGGTGATCTGGTCTTCGACGTGCTGGGGCCGCTCGAGGTGCGACGGAGCGGACAACCGGTGCCGCTGGGGCCGCCGCAGCGCCGTCGTCTGCTGCTGCGGTTGCTGGTCGCGGGCCAGGCTCCCATCCACCGTGGCCAGCTGATCGAGGACATCTGGGGCGAGCGCCCGACGCCGGGAAACCTGTCGTCGCTGCACGCCCACATCAGCCGGCTGCGTGCCGCATTGGAGCCGGGGGTACGCCGACCCACCATGCTGGTCCGTGATGGCACCGGATACCTGCTGCACGCCGGTCCGCCCATGCTGTCATCCACGCGGTTCGAGGAGTCGGTGCGGCGTACCCGGCAGTTGCTCGCCACCGGCATGGCTGACGCGGCCCGGGTCGAGATCGAGACGGCGATGGGTAGCTGGCGCGGTGCCGCACTGGCGGACGCGGCGGACGCGCCGTTCGCCCGGGCGATGGCCGGCCGGCTCGAGGAGGCACGACTGTCCGCCGAGGAGGTACGGGTAGCCACTCTGCTCGGTGCCGGGGACTACGCTGCGGCGACTGCTGCCGCCCGTGCCCTGGTCGCCGGCCATCCGCTGCGCGAATCGGCCTGGGAGCTGTTCATCCGTGCCCTGTACGTCAGCGGCCGCCCGGCGGAGGCGTTGCAGCAGTACGAGCGGATCCGTGCGGCGCTCGTCGAGGAACTCGGCGCTGAGCCCGGCGCTGCCCTGCGTGAACTGCATCTGGCGGTGTTGCGCCAGGACGCCCAGTTGGACGGGCCCACAGGTATCCGGCCCGGCCGGGTCGAGCTGGGCGGGCCGGCTACAGCTGCGGCGGCGGGTCCGGTGGCGCGGGGGTGGGCCGCGCTCCCGGTGGTGTCGCCCGCCGCCTATCAGCCGTTGGTCGGGCGGGACCGGGAGATCGCCGTTGTCGACGATCTCCTGGCCCGGGCGGAGTCCGGTCGGACCGGCTGGGCGGTCGTCTCCGGCGGATTCGGCATCGGCAAGTCGGCGTTGGTCGAGTGGGCCGCCAGCCGGGCTGGCGCCGACGGCTGGGACGTGGTCTTCAGCCGGCCGATCGCGCTGCCCGGTGCCGAGCCGCTCCGGGACGTGGGCTGGCTCACCCGGTGGTTGGTCGAGCCGGTGTCGGATGATCCCGGCGGATTCGACCGGCTCGTCGACGAACTGGCCCGGCGATGCGCGGCACAGCGCACCGTGTGGGTCGTCGAGGATCTCGATCTGCTCGAGCCGGTGGCTCGCGCGTTCCTCGGTTACCTGGCGGTCCATCTGCGTACTGCGCCGCTGGCCGTGGTCGCGACGGTGCGCGACGCCGATCGTGCCTCGGTCGGTGACCTCACCCTGCTACTGAGCCGGATGGGCGCGGACCGCCTCGAACTGCGGCCACTGGGTGTTCCTCAGGTGGAGCGAATCAGCGGGGCGACCGACGGCGAGGCACTGGTCCGGCGTACCGGCGGTAATCCGTTCCTGCTGCGCGCGGTGCTGTCCCTGCCGGTGGAGTCGCGGTTGACGGTGGTGCCACCGTCGGCGCTCAGCGCCTTTCGAGCCATCCTGCGGGATCTGCCGGCCCGCACCCGCCTGCTCCTGCAGGCGCTCGCCGACCTGCGCTATCCGCAGGACTACGGGGTCGGCTTACCGGTCGGACGTGGTCCGGACCAGGGCGCGAACCTCGACGTCGCGCTGATCGCCAAGGCCGCCGACGCGTCGATGGACATCGTCGACGAGATACTCGTCCCCGCGGTCCGGGCCGGAGTGGTCTCCCGTTGCGACCGGTGGCCGACGAGCTATGTGTTCACCTGCACACTGCACCGTGACGCGTTGGCCGACCGGCTGGTGTGA
- a CDS encoding TylF/MycF family methyltransferase: MSQTLSHSAHLQAAPTDPRLLYCDLMKKVLTRHAFGETWKRYQPRPGTLRSAAYESGRWLLNRGGLELVLRSQYDPQARAEGRDWPADAETMIGLQRLDNLQDCLTDVIEDGVPGDMIETGVWRGGAVIFMRALLKAYGVDDRTVWVADSFRGLPKPDPSRREDTEDALWKEHQLAIPLEQVKANFQRYGLLDEQVQFLPGWFADTLPTAPLDRIAVMRLDGDLYDSTMVALRSLYPKLSPGGYVIIDDYHSVRGCKQAVDDFRAEHGITSELRQVDWTCRYWRRTA, translated from the coding sequence ATGAGCCAAACCCTGTCGCATTCCGCCCACCTGCAGGCCGCACCAACCGATCCGCGACTGCTCTACTGCGACCTGATGAAGAAGGTGCTCACCCGGCACGCCTTCGGCGAAACCTGGAAGCGCTACCAGCCGCGGCCCGGGACACTCAGGTCCGCCGCGTACGAGAGCGGCCGGTGGTTGCTGAACCGTGGGGGCCTCGAACTGGTGCTCCGGTCTCAGTACGACCCGCAGGCACGCGCCGAGGGTCGGGACTGGCCGGCGGATGCCGAGACCATGATCGGGCTCCAGCGGCTGGACAACCTGCAGGACTGCCTGACCGATGTGATCGAGGACGGCGTCCCGGGCGACATGATCGAGACCGGGGTGTGGCGAGGCGGCGCCGTGATCTTCATGCGGGCACTGCTCAAGGCGTACGGGGTCGACGACCGGACGGTATGGGTGGCCGACTCGTTCCGGGGCCTGCCCAAGCCGGATCCCTCCCGCCGGGAGGACACCGAGGATGCCCTGTGGAAAGAGCACCAGCTCGCCATCCCACTCGAACAGGTCAAGGCCAACTTCCAGCGGTACGGACTACTCGACGAACAGGTCCAGTTCCTGCCCGGCTGGTTCGCGGACACGCTGCCCACCGCGCCGCTGGACCGGATCGCCGTGATGCGCCTCGACGGTGACCTCTACGACTCCACGATGGTCGCCCTCCGGTCGTTGTACCCGAAACTGTCACCCGGCGGGTACGTCATCATCGACGACTACCACTCGGTACGCGGCTGCAAGCAGGCGGTCGACGACTTCCGGGCGGAGCACGGCATCACCAGCGAGCTCCGCCAGGTCGACTGGACCTGCCGGTACTGGCGGCGAACGGCCTGA
- a CDS encoding sulfotransferase family protein, giving the protein MRVVYIGGVGRSGSTLLDRMLGALPGVCALGEVADLWGVIRLADDYCACGQSYARCDFWTEVGERAFGGWAKVDLGRVLELRATVPRLRRVPALAGPRLGRRLQTLVDEYAAYNSAVYAAASALTGADVVVDSSKFPAIALCLRWAPEIDLRMVHLVRDPRGVAYSWTKSVLRPESGDGQEMPRFSPVASALGWDVHNVVAGLIGRSGSIMRVDGAADGRRDIPVRRVRYEQLVADPVGTVRDLCAFAGLVPAEQDLAYLTGEHVDLGADHRIGGNPMRFRTGRLRLRRDDAWQSALPPRHRRAVTALCGPLLLRYGYPLRTRPAGSRT; this is encoded by the coding sequence ATGCGGGTTGTCTACATCGGCGGGGTAGGCCGCAGCGGCAGCACCCTGCTCGACCGGATGCTCGGCGCACTGCCCGGAGTCTGCGCACTGGGTGAGGTCGCGGACCTGTGGGGGGTGATCCGACTCGCCGACGACTACTGCGCGTGTGGCCAGTCGTACGCCCGCTGTGACTTCTGGACCGAGGTGGGGGAGCGCGCCTTCGGCGGCTGGGCGAAGGTCGACCTGGGACGGGTGCTGGAGCTACGCGCCACGGTGCCCCGGCTGCGCCGGGTGCCCGCCCTGGCCGGCCCGAGACTGGGTCGTCGCCTGCAGACGCTGGTGGACGAGTACGCGGCCTACAACAGTGCCGTCTATGCCGCCGCGTCGGCGCTGACCGGCGCGGATGTGGTGGTGGACTCGTCGAAGTTCCCGGCGATCGCCCTCTGCCTTCGCTGGGCACCCGAGATCGATCTGCGGATGGTGCACCTGGTGCGGGATCCGCGGGGCGTCGCGTACTCGTGGACGAAGAGCGTCCTTCGCCCGGAGTCGGGTGACGGCCAGGAAATGCCCCGCTTCTCGCCGGTGGCGTCGGCCCTCGGTTGGGACGTGCACAACGTGGTCGCCGGACTGATCGGCCGGTCCGGCTCGATCATGCGGGTCGACGGGGCGGCGGACGGCAGGCGGGACATCCCGGTTCGCCGGGTCCGCTACGAGCAACTCGTGGCCGATCCGGTGGGCACCGTACGCGACCTCTGCGCCTTCGCCGGGCTGGTTCCCGCCGAGCAGGACCTGGCCTACCTGACCGGCGAGCACGTCGATCTCGGCGCCGACCACCGGATCGGGGGAAACCCGATGCGCTTTCGGACCGGGCGGTTGCGGCTGCGCCGCGACGACGCGTGGCAGTCCGCTCTCCCACCGAGGCACCGTCGGGCGGTGACGGCGCTGTGCGGGCCGCTGCTGCTCAGGTACGGCTACCCGTTGCGGACAAGGCCCGCGGGTAGCCGTACCTGA
- a CDS encoding lipopolysaccharide biosynthesis protein yields the protein MRASLSRQVAQGTGSLLAARVVVAAATLATLPIVYGGLGAHTFGVWALLGLLCSLVLLVDLGLGPALIREVAQAYGEQARRRARAALGLGLLCGVGIGLVAIVATLAGWPLLARFFHLTDPVLQAREAALWLMAGVLADRVSLPWRAMLAGTQRYAAIAAATGLAALLGAAFSVLVIHFGGGLAALGAATAASSAICTALLTVLAYRTAHGLTPSLRQIRRSDVRSLFGYGLPVQVTRAAGAGTLQINPLLVGGAFGPAAVGGLDIGVRLLSLLRMPADLLFTVLFPITVAQAARYGRDWVDRFYLRATRYLAAFAVPCAAVLAVCAQPLVEFWMGHDVPWAAASVAILAPGYAVGLVVGVATMVTRAEGRPARETAALLVAFAMNVALIYPLLRLVGPLGAPVSTLVAVIASNAGFVVYFHRSTNRPVTPVLRAMCPGAVAGGVGAVAGWLVMPYLPDLPGRGGAGVTMALGAVVVLLVAAVTLAAAGFFDSTERARLAGLLHRCAPTVRQRRRAARPLVPEPPAAKSVAPPEPTIEKDEACGLSTSAG from the coding sequence GTGCGGGCCAGCCTCAGTCGGCAGGTCGCGCAGGGCACCGGCAGCCTGCTCGCGGCCAGAGTGGTCGTCGCCGCCGCCACCCTGGCCACCCTGCCGATCGTCTACGGCGGGCTCGGCGCGCACACCTTCGGCGTCTGGGCGTTGCTCGGCCTGCTCTGCTCGCTGGTGTTGCTGGTGGACCTGGGCCTCGGGCCGGCGCTGATCCGCGAGGTCGCACAGGCGTACGGCGAACAGGCACGGCGGCGCGCGCGGGCCGCGCTCGGCCTGGGGCTGCTCTGCGGGGTGGGGATCGGCCTCGTCGCGATCGTCGCGACCCTGGCCGGCTGGCCGCTGCTTGCCCGGTTCTTCCACCTCACCGATCCGGTGCTGCAGGCCCGGGAGGCCGCCCTGTGGTTGATGGCCGGGGTGCTCGCGGACCGGGTCTCGCTGCCATGGCGGGCGATGCTCGCCGGCACCCAGCGGTACGCCGCCATCGCCGCCGCCACCGGGCTGGCCGCCCTGCTCGGTGCTGCGTTCTCGGTGCTGGTGATCCACTTCGGCGGCGGGCTCGCCGCGCTGGGCGCGGCCACGGCGGCCAGCAGCGCGATCTGCACCGCGCTGCTGACGGTGCTCGCGTACCGCACGGCCCACGGGCTGACCCCCTCGCTCCGCCAGATCCGTCGGTCCGACGTCCGGAGCCTCTTCGGGTACGGGCTGCCGGTGCAGGTCACCAGGGCGGCCGGAGCCGGCACCCTCCAGATCAACCCGCTCCTGGTCGGTGGCGCGTTCGGCCCTGCCGCCGTCGGCGGTCTGGACATCGGCGTGCGGCTGCTCAGCCTGTTGCGGATGCCGGCCGACCTGCTCTTCACGGTGCTGTTCCCGATCACGGTGGCCCAGGCCGCCCGGTACGGCCGGGACTGGGTCGACCGGTTCTACCTGCGGGCCACCCGCTATCTCGCCGCGTTCGCGGTGCCGTGCGCCGCCGTCCTGGCGGTGTGTGCGCAGCCGCTGGTCGAGTTCTGGATGGGTCACGACGTGCCCTGGGCCGCCGCGTCCGTCGCGATCCTGGCACCCGGGTACGCGGTGGGCCTCGTGGTGGGGGTCGCCACGATGGTCACCCGCGCCGAGGGCCGGCCGGCCCGGGAGACCGCGGCGCTGTTGGTGGCGTTCGCCATGAACGTCGCGCTGATCTATCCGCTGCTGCGGCTGGTGGGACCGCTCGGCGCGCCGGTCTCCACCCTCGTCGCGGTCATCGCCAGCAACGCCGGCTTCGTCGTGTACTTCCACCGGTCGACCAACCGGCCGGTGACGCCGGTGCTTCGGGCGATGTGTCCGGGGGCCGTCGCCGGTGGCGTTGGAGCCGTCGCCGGCTGGCTGGTCATGCCGTACCTGCCGGACCTCCCCGGGCGTGGGGGTGCCGGCGTGACCATGGCGCTCGGTGCCGTCGTCGTCCTGCTGGTCGCGGCGGTCACCCTCGCGGCGGCGGGCTTCTTCGACAGTACGGAGCGGGCCCGCCTCGCCGGGCTGCTGCACCGGTGCGCGCCGACGGTACGGCAGCGGCGGCGCGCCGCCCGTCCCCTGGTCCCCGAACCACCGGCCGCCAAATCGGTGGCCCCACCCGAACCGACGATCGAAAAGGACGAGGCATGCGGGTTGTCTACATCGGCGGGGTAG